The Lutibacter profundi genome includes a region encoding these proteins:
- the hisG gene encoding ATP phosphoribosyltransferase → MKKIKIAVQKSGRLNEDSLKLLKDCGISIDNGKDQLKAIASNFPLEVLYLRNGDIPQYLRDGVVDIAIIGENVLIEKGTDIGIAEKLGFSKCRVSIAIPKENTYNSIEDLDGMRIATSYPNTVLNYFKKYNVTPDIHLINGSVEIAPNIGLADAICDIVSSGSTLFKNNLKEVEVMLKSEAVLAVSPKISSENQKNLDKLQFRIQAVLRARKSKYILMNAPNNKIEAIIKLLPGMRSPTVLPLAEEGWSSIHTVIEKNSFWEVLDELKAQGAEGLLVIPIEKMVL, encoded by the coding sequence ATGAAAAAAATTAAAATCGCAGTTCAAAAATCAGGTAGATTAAATGAAGATTCTTTGAAATTACTTAAAGATTGTGGAATTTCAATTGATAATGGTAAAGATCAATTAAAGGCAATAGCAAGTAATTTTCCATTAGAAGTTTTATATTTAAGAAATGGCGATATTCCTCAATATTTAAGAGATGGAGTAGTAGATATTGCTATTATTGGTGAAAATGTATTAATTGAAAAAGGAACAGATATTGGCATTGCTGAAAAGTTAGGATTTTCAAAATGCAGAGTTTCTATTGCAATACCAAAAGAAAACACTTACAATAGTATTGAGGATTTAGATGGAATGAGAATAGCCACTTCATACCCAAATACAGTATTAAATTACTTCAAAAAATACAATGTAACGCCTGATATTCACTTAATTAATGGTTCCGTTGAAATTGCACCAAATATTGGGTTGGCTGATGCTATTTGCGATATTGTTTCAAGCGGGAGTACCTTATTTAAAAACAACTTAAAGGAAGTTGAAGTAATGCTGAAAAGTGAGGCGGTTTTAGCAGTATCTCCAAAAATTTCTAGTGAAAATCAAAAAAATCTTGATAAACTTCAGTTTAGAATTCAAGCTGTATTAAGAGCACGGAAATCAAAATATATTTTAATGAATGCTCCAAATAATAAAATTGAAGCAATTATTAAATTATTACCAGGAATGCGTAGTCCAACTGTTTTACCTTTAGCTGAAGAAGGTTGGAGCTCTATTCATACGGTAATTGAAAAAAATTCATTTTGGGAAGTTTTAGATGAATTAAAAGCACAAGGTGCAGAAGGTTTATTAGTAATTCCAATTGAAAAAATGGTATTGTAA
- the purL gene encoding phosphoribosylformylglycinamidine synthase, with product MILFFGNTNSKIYAVQTSKELSQENTLKLIWLFGNLQLLSKASIDAFFIGPRAAMITPWSTNAVEITQNMGIKGILRIEEFIASNKDEDFDAMIFQKYKELNQDIFRIDVTPEPIIEIEDIQAYNQQEGLSLNKEEIDYLNKLSTKIGRKLTDSEVFGFSQVNSEHCRHKIFNGTFIIDGKEMPSSLFKLIRKTSEQNPNGIVSAYKDNVAFVKGPTVEQFAPKSADKPDFYEKKEFNSVISLKAETHNFPTTVEPFNGAATGSGGEIRDRLAGGKGSLPLAGTAVYMTSYSRLNDTSTPLSNHNRPWEQAMQERKWLYQTPMDILIKASNGASDFGNKFGQPLITGSVLTFEHEYFDKLNMTSRKLGYDKVIMQAGGIGYGKAEQALKDKPAKGDKIIILGGDNYRIGMGGAAVSSADTGEFASGIELNAVQRSNPEMQKRAANAIRGMVENDVNTIVSIHDHGAGGHLNCLSELVEETGGLIDLDKLPIGDPTLSAKEIIGNESQERMGLVIGEKDAEYLHRIADRERAPYYEVGEVTNNNRFTFESKTTGEKPMDLDLFDMFGSSPKTIMRDQTIVYNYTDLEYSIRNISTYLEQVLQLEAVACKDWLTNKVDRCVGGKVAKQQCAGPLQLPLNNCGVMALDYNGKEGIATSIGHAPIAALIDPAAGSRNAIAESLSNIIWAPIKDGLNGISLSANWMWPCKNEGEDARLYKAVKSCSNFAIELGINIPTGKDSLSMKQKYPNEEVIAPGTVIISAAGNCTDIKKVVEPVLQKDGGSVYYINLSQDNFKLGGSSFAQTLNKIGNNAPTIKDASFFKRAFNTIQELIIEENIIAGHDIGSGGLITTLLEMCFADLNLGLKIDFSVFEEKDIIKYLFAENIGIVFQSKNDKTVENKLKQNNVSFYKLGTVTNEETLDFGPCKLDIPTYRDIWFKTSYLLDAKQCANNKAQDRFENYKNQPLKFTFPKHFTGKLNDVIASETKQSVSKEEVATSQTCLELSRKAPRNDGKRPKAAIIREKGSNSEREMANAMYLAGFDVKDVHMTDLISGRETLEDIQFIGAVGGFSNSDVLGSAKGWAGAFLYNEKAKKTLDNFFKREDTLSVGICNGCQLFMELKVINPEHKVHGKLEHNNSQKHESNFTSVTIQKNNSVMLSSLAGSTLGVWISHGEGKFKLPMEENQYNIVAKYGYNAYPANPNGSAYNVAMMSSKDGRHLVMMPHIERSIFQWNWAYYPEGRKDEVSPWAEAFSNAFKWLKKN from the coding sequence ATGATTCTCTTCTTTGGAAACACAAACAGTAAAATATACGCTGTACAAACGTCAAAAGAACTTTCGCAAGAAAACACGCTAAAATTAATCTGGCTTTTTGGAAATTTACAACTACTATCTAAGGCATCTATTGATGCTTTTTTTATTGGTCCACGTGCAGCTATGATTACTCCTTGGAGTACAAATGCTGTTGAAATAACCCAAAATATGGGTATAAAAGGTATTCTACGAATTGAAGAATTTATAGCTTCAAACAAAGATGAAGATTTTGATGCAATGATTTTTCAAAAATATAAAGAATTGAATCAAGATATTTTTAGAATTGATGTAACACCTGAACCTATTATAGAAATCGAAGATATTCAAGCTTATAATCAACAAGAAGGATTATCCTTAAACAAGGAAGAAATTGATTATTTAAATAAACTAAGTACCAAAATTGGTCGGAAATTAACTGATTCTGAAGTGTTTGGATTTTCACAAGTGAATTCTGAACACTGTCGGCATAAAATATTTAATGGCACATTTATTATTGATGGTAAAGAAATGCCCTCTTCACTATTTAAACTCATTAGAAAAACTTCAGAACAAAACCCTAACGGAATTGTTTCAGCATATAAAGACAATGTTGCCTTTGTTAAAGGGCCAACCGTAGAGCAATTTGCACCAAAATCTGCCGACAAACCCGATTTTTATGAGAAAAAAGAATTCAATTCAGTAATTTCTTTAAAAGCTGAAACACATAATTTTCCAACAACCGTTGAACCTTTTAATGGTGCAGCAACGGGTTCAGGAGGTGAAATTAGAGATAGACTTGCCGGAGGAAAAGGCTCCTTGCCTTTAGCAGGAACTGCTGTTTACATGACTTCGTATTCTCGTTTAAATGACACTTCAACTCCGCTCAGCAACCATAACAGACCTTGGGAGCAAGCTATGCAAGAACGTAAATGGTTGTACCAAACACCCATGGATATTTTAATAAAAGCTTCAAACGGAGCTTCTGATTTTGGTAATAAATTTGGACAACCCCTAATTACAGGTTCGGTACTTACTTTTGAGCACGAATACTTCGACAAGCTCAATATGACATCTCGTAAATTAGGTTACGATAAGGTAATTATGCAAGCTGGAGGTATTGGATACGGAAAAGCGGAACAAGCATTAAAAGACAAACCTGCCAAAGGTGATAAAATTATTATTTTAGGTGGTGATAATTATAGAATTGGTATGGGTGGTGCCGCTGTATCTTCTGCTGATACTGGTGAATTTGCAAGTGGTATTGAATTAAACGCCGTACAACGTTCCAATCCTGAAATGCAAAAAAGAGCTGCAAATGCCATTCGTGGAATGGTTGAAAATGATGTCAATACCATTGTTTCTATTCACGATCACGGTGCTGGCGGACATTTAAACTGCTTATCTGAATTGGTTGAAGAAACAGGCGGATTAATAGATTTAGATAAATTACCAATTGGTGACCCTACGCTGTCGGCAAAAGAAATTATAGGAAACGAATCTCAAGAACGGATGGGATTGGTTATTGGAGAAAAAGATGCTGAATATTTGCATAGAATTGCAGATCGTGAACGCGCTCCTTATTATGAAGTTGGAGAAGTTACCAATAACAATCGTTTTACTTTTGAATCTAAAACTACAGGCGAAAAACCAATGGATTTAGATTTGTTTGATATGTTTGGAAGTTCTCCTAAAACAATTATGAGAGATCAAACTATTGTTTACAATTATACGGATTTAGAGTATTCAATAAGAAATATTTCAACCTATTTGGAACAAGTACTTCAATTAGAAGCTGTTGCTTGTAAAGATTGGTTAACCAATAAAGTTGATCGTTGTGTGGGCGGAAAAGTTGCTAAACAACAATGTGCCGGTCCTTTACAATTACCTTTAAATAATTGTGGTGTTATGGCGTTGGATTACAATGGGAAAGAAGGAATTGCTACTTCTATTGGGCACGCTCCTATTGCTGCATTAATTGACCCAGCGGCCGGAAGTAGAAATGCCATCGCTGAATCTTTATCAAATATTATTTGGGCACCTATAAAAGATGGTTTAAATGGAATTTCTTTGTCTGCAAATTGGATGTGGCCTTGTAAAAATGAAGGTGAAGATGCTCGTTTGTACAAAGCTGTAAAAAGCTGTTCTAATTTTGCTATTGAACTGGGAATTAATATTCCAACAGGGAAAGATTCACTTTCAATGAAGCAAAAATACCCAAATGAAGAAGTAATTGCTCCTGGTACAGTTATTATTTCTGCCGCAGGAAATTGCACGGATATTAAAAAAGTGGTAGAACCAGTTTTACAAAAAGATGGTGGTTCTGTTTACTATATCAATCTTTCTCAAGACAATTTTAAATTAGGAGGGTCTTCTTTTGCTCAAACACTCAATAAAATAGGTAACAATGCACCTACAATTAAAGATGCTAGTTTTTTCAAAAGAGCCTTTAACACTATTCAGGAATTAATTATAGAAGAAAATATTATTGCAGGACACGATATTGGAAGTGGTGGATTGATTACAACTTTACTAGAAATGTGTTTTGCTGATTTAAATTTAGGATTAAAAATAGATTTTTCCGTTTTTGAAGAGAAAGACATTATCAAATATCTTTTTGCTGAAAACATTGGTATTGTTTTTCAATCTAAAAATGATAAAACCGTTGAAAATAAATTAAAACAAAATAATGTATCCTTTTATAAATTAGGAACCGTAACCAACGAAGAAACCTTAGATTTTGGTCCTTGCAAACTTGATATTCCAACATATAGAGATATTTGGTTTAAAACTTCTTACTTGTTAGATGCTAAACAGTGTGCAAATAACAAAGCACAAGACAGATTTGAAAATTATAAAAACCAACCTTTAAAATTTACATTCCCAAAACATTTTACAGGTAAATTAAATGACGTCATTGCGAGTGAAACGAAGCAATCTGTTTCTAAAGAAGAGGTTGCCACGTCGCAAACTTGTCTTGAGCTGAGTCGAAAGGCTCCACGCAATGACGGAAAGAGACCAAAAGCCGCTATTATTCGTGAAAAAGGTTCAAACTCTGAACGTGAAATGGCAAATGCCATGTATTTAGCTGGTTTTGATGTAAAAGATGTACATATGACCGATTTAATTAGCGGTCGTGAAACCTTAGAAGATATTCAATTTATTGGAGCTGTTGGTGGTTTTTCAAACTCAGATGTTTTAGGTTCGGCCAAAGGTTGGGCTGGTGCATTTTTGTACAATGAAAAAGCAAAAAAAACACTAGATAATTTCTTTAAAAGAGAAGATACATTATCTGTTGGTATTTGTAATGGCTGTCAGTTATTTATGGAATTAAAAGTGATTAACCCTGAACATAAAGTGCATGGGAAATTAGAGCATAACAACTCTCAAAAGCACGAAAGCAATTTCACTTCGGTTACCATTCAAAAAAATAACTCAGTAATGCTATCAAGTTTAGCAGGAAGTACTTTAGGGGTTTGGATTTCACATGGTGAAGGTAAATTTAAGTTACCAATGGAAGAAAACCAATACAATATTGTAGCTAAATATGGTTATAATGCGTATCCTGCCAACCCTAATGGTTCTGCCTATAATGTTGCAATGATGAGTTCAAAAGATGGTCGTCATTTAGTAATGATGCCACATATTGAACGGTCCATATTTCAATGGAATTGGGCGTATTATCCTGAAGGAAGAAAAGACGAAGTTTCACCTTGGGCTGAAGCATTTTCAAATGCATTTAAATGGCTAAAAAAGAACTAA
- the hisD gene encoding histidinol dehydrogenase — MKKIIKPEKKEWSEILKRPTQSFESIEETVISIFSDIKRNGDDGVLRYSSIFDGVELTNFFVSKEEITAAENMISDDLKEAIKIAKQHIEKFHIAQKTSKVVVETVEGVVCWQEKRPIQKVGLYIPGGTAPLFSSVLMLAVPAKIAGCKEIILATPPTKKGKINPAILYAANLCGITKILKVGGIQAIASLTFGTETIPQVYKIFGPGNQYVTAAKQLATKYGVAIDMPAGPSELLVVADETANASFVASDLLSQAEHGIDSQVILVSTSKTKLEAIENEIEKQILNLSRKKIAEKAIENSKLIYLETKETALELINEYGPEHFIICTNDNDFYIDGVQNAGSVFIGNYTPESAGDYASGTNHTLPTNGYSKAYSGVNLDSFLKAITFQKISKKGIQNIGNTIELMAEAEGLDAHKNAVTLRLNSLK, encoded by the coding sequence ATGAAAAAAATAATAAAACCAGAAAAAAAAGAGTGGTCTGAAATATTGAAGAGACCTACACAATCTTTTGAATCTATTGAAGAGACGGTTATTTCTATATTTAGTGATATCAAAAGAAATGGAGATGATGGTGTATTGCGATATTCTTCTATTTTTGATGGCGTAGAATTAACTAATTTTTTTGTTTCTAAAGAAGAAATTACAGCAGCTGAAAATATGATTTCAGATGATTTAAAAGAAGCAATTAAAATTGCGAAGCAACATATAGAAAAATTTCATATTGCTCAAAAAACTTCAAAAGTAGTTGTAGAAACTGTTGAAGGTGTTGTTTGTTGGCAAGAAAAAAGGCCTATTCAAAAAGTGGGTTTATACATTCCTGGCGGAACAGCTCCTTTATTCTCATCAGTGTTAATGTTAGCTGTTCCAGCTAAAATTGCAGGTTGTAAAGAAATTATTTTAGCTACACCACCTACTAAAAAAGGAAAAATAAATCCCGCTATTTTATATGCAGCAAATTTATGTGGAATCACTAAAATATTAAAAGTAGGAGGCATACAAGCAATTGCAAGTTTAACTTTTGGAACGGAAACCATCCCACAGGTTTATAAAATTTTTGGACCAGGAAATCAATATGTAACAGCAGCCAAACAATTGGCAACAAAATACGGAGTTGCTATTGATATGCCTGCTGGGCCAAGTGAATTGTTAGTGGTTGCAGATGAAACAGCAAATGCAAGTTTTGTGGCTTCCGATTTGTTAAGTCAGGCAGAGCATGGTATTGATAGTCAGGTAATTTTAGTATCAACATCTAAAACTAAATTAGAAGCAATAGAAAATGAAATTGAGAAGCAAATTCTGAATTTGTCTAGAAAGAAGATTGCTGAAAAAGCAATCGAAAATTCAAAATTAATATATCTTGAAACTAAAGAAACTGCTTTAGAATTAATTAATGAATACGGCCCTGAACACTTTATAATTTGTACAAATGATAACGATTTTTATATAGATGGAGTTCAAAATGCAGGTTCTGTATTTATTGGAAATTACACGCCAGAAAGCGCAGGAGATTACGCTTCAGGAACAAACCATACGTTGCCAACAAATGGCTATTCAAAAGCCTACTCAGGAGTAAATTTAGATTCGTTTTTAAAAGCTATTACATTTCAAAAAATTTCAAAAAAAGGAATTCAAAATATTGGAAATACAATTGAACTAATGGCGGAAGCTGAAGGCTTAGATGCGCATAAAAATGCAGTAACTTTACGCTTAAATAGTTTGAAGTAA
- the hisB gene encoding bifunctional histidinol-phosphatase/imidazoleglycerol-phosphate dehydratase HisB — MKKKVLFIDRDGTLIKETVDEQIDAFDKMIFYPKVFTYLGKIAKELDFELVMITNQDGLGTAIFPEDTFWPVHNFIMKSFENEGVVFNEVFLDRTFPHENANTRKPGTGLLTKYFSEDYDLENSYVIGDRLTDVELAKNLGSKGIFINDNTNLGTSEITVKRDELNDVIALESNNWQQIYEFLKLKNRTAELTRNTNETKIYIKLNLDGTGKSDISTGIAFFDHMLDQIARHGNMDVTLQVKGDLEVDEHHTIEDTMIALGEVYAKALGSKLGIERYGFCLPMDDCLAQVAIDFGGRNWLVWDADFKREKIGEMPTEMFYHLFKSFTDGAKCNLNIKAEGTNEHHKIEAIFKAFSKAIKAAVKRDSEKMILPSTKGML; from the coding sequence ATGAAGAAAAAAGTATTATTTATAGATAGAGATGGCACACTAATTAAAGAAACTGTTGATGAACAAATTGACGCATTTGATAAAATGATATTTTACCCTAAAGTATTTACATATTTAGGAAAAATAGCAAAAGAGTTAGATTTTGAATTGGTGATGATTACCAATCAAGATGGTTTAGGTACAGCAATTTTTCCTGAAGATACTTTTTGGCCTGTTCACAATTTTATAATGAAATCATTTGAAAATGAAGGCGTTGTATTTAATGAAGTTTTTTTAGATAGAACTTTTCCACATGAAAATGCAAATACACGTAAACCGGGAACAGGATTACTAACGAAATATTTTTCTGAAGATTATGATTTAGAAAACTCTTATGTAATTGGAGATCGATTAACAGATGTTGAATTGGCTAAAAATTTAGGTTCAAAAGGAATCTTTATCAATGATAATACCAATTTAGGAACTAGCGAAATCACGGTAAAAAGAGACGAATTAAATGATGTTATTGCTCTGGAAAGCAACAATTGGCAACAAATTTACGAATTTTTAAAACTGAAAAATCGTACTGCTGAACTAACTCGTAATACCAACGAAACTAAAATTTATATTAAACTAAATTTAGATGGAACAGGGAAAAGTGATATTTCAACAGGAATTGCTTTTTTTGATCATATGCTCGATCAAATTGCACGTCACGGAAATATGGACGTAACCCTACAAGTAAAAGGAGATTTAGAAGTTGATGAACATCATACAATAGAGGATACTATGATTGCCTTGGGTGAAGTTTATGCTAAAGCTTTGGGAAGTAAACTGGGCATTGAACGTTATGGTTTTTGTTTACCAATGGATGATTGTTTGGCACAAGTTGCTATTGATTTTGGAGGTAGAAATTGGTTGGTTTGGGATGCAGATTTTAAACGTGAAAAAATTGGTGAAATGCCAACTGAAATGTTCTACCACTTGTTTAAATCGTTTACCGATGGTGCCAAATGTAATTTAAATATAAAAGCTGAGGGAACTAACGAACATCATAAAATTGAAGCCATTTTTAAAGCATTTTCAAAAGCTATAAAAGCCGCTGTAAAAAGAGATTCAGAAAAAATGATTTTACCAAGTACAAAAGGAATGCTATAA
- the hisC gene encoding histidinol-phosphate transaminase, whose translation MEANIFNITNLVRENIKSLKPYASARDEFKDFDNEMVFLDANENPFENGVNRYPDPQQTRVKNKLSDLKGVPINQILLGNGSDEVLDLIFRAFCEPKQDTIITLPPTYGMYKVLANINNIEDNEVLLTTNFEPNVDEILKVANANSKLLFLCSPNNPTGNSFSNESVEKLLKSFNGLVVIDEAYIDFSSQKSWLERLSEFPNLIITQTLSKAYGMAGIRLGICYASEEIIAVLNKIKPPYNVNELTQQRALKRILTKNKVRNEIEKILEQRDKLIAKLKLISFIEKVYPTDANFVLVKVDDATKRYGQLIEKGIVIRNRTTQPLCKNTLRLTVGTKSENIKLINALKEL comes from the coding sequence ATGGAAGCAAATATATTTAACATCACCAATTTAGTTCGTGAAAACATCAAATCACTAAAACCATATGCATCTGCAAGAGATGAATTTAAGGATTTTGATAATGAAATGGTATTTTTAGATGCAAATGAAAATCCGTTTGAAAATGGTGTAAATCGTTATCCTGATCCGCAACAAACAAGAGTTAAAAATAAGTTGTCTGATTTAAAAGGAGTTCCTATAAATCAAATTTTATTAGGAAATGGAAGTGATGAAGTATTGGACTTAATTTTTAGAGCATTTTGTGAACCAAAACAAGATACTATTATTACACTACCGCCAACGTATGGAATGTATAAAGTGTTGGCAAACATTAATAATATTGAAGATAATGAGGTTTTATTAACTACTAATTTTGAACCTAATGTTGATGAAATTTTAAAAGTTGCTAACGCCAATTCTAAACTGTTATTTTTATGTTCACCTAACAACCCTACAGGAAATTCATTTTCTAATGAAAGTGTTGAAAAACTATTAAAATCTTTTAACGGATTGGTGGTGATTGATGAAGCTTATATCGATTTTTCTTCCCAAAAAAGTTGGTTAGAACGTTTAAGTGAATTTCCGAATTTAATTATTACACAAACCTTGTCAAAAGCCTATGGTATGGCAGGAATACGATTGGGAATTTGTTATGCTTCCGAAGAAATTATTGCGGTGTTAAATAAAATTAAACCTCCTTATAACGTAAATGAATTAACGCAACAAAGAGCTTTAAAGCGAATTTTAACAAAAAATAAAGTTAGAAATGAAATTGAAAAAATTTTAGAACAACGAGATAAGTTGATAGCTAAATTAAAATTGATTTCTTTTATTGAAAAAGTATATCCAACAGATGCAAATTTTGTGTTGGTTAAAGTAGATGATGCCACTAAAAGGTATGGTCAATTAATTGAAAAAGGAATTGTAATTCGTAATAGAACAACACAGCCTTTGTGTAAAAACACCTTGCGTTTAACCGTTGGAACAAAAAGTGAAAATATAAAATTGATAAATGCATTAAAAGAGTTATAA
- the hisH gene encoding imidazole glycerol phosphate synthase subunit HisH, whose product MKIVIINYGAGNIQSIKFAIQRLGYEAILSDDAVAIKTADKVIFPGVGEASSAMKKLKISGLDRLIPTLKQPVLGICLGMQLMCNYCEEGNTQGLGIFDCDVVKFNNSVKVPQIGWNQIENLKSDLFKGIKEKEYMYLVHSFYVPLNNEAIAITDYGIKYASALQKDNFYGTQFHPEKSSKAGEQILKNFLAL is encoded by the coding sequence ATGAAAATAGTAATTATAAACTACGGAGCAGGAAATATCCAATCTATAAAATTTGCCATTCAGCGTTTGGGTTATGAAGCAATTTTATCGGATGATGCAGTAGCCATAAAAACGGCAGATAAAGTTATTTTCCCTGGTGTTGGAGAGGCAAGTAGCGCTATGAAAAAGCTAAAAATAAGCGGTTTAGATAGGTTAATACCAACGTTGAAACAACCTGTTTTAGGAATTTGTTTAGGAATGCAGTTAATGTGTAATTATTGTGAAGAGGGCAATACACAAGGCTTAGGTATTTTTGATTGTGACGTTGTGAAGTTTAACAATAGCGTTAAAGTTCCTCAAATAGGATGGAATCAAATTGAAAATTTAAAATCGGATTTATTTAAAGGAATTAAGGAAAAAGAGTATATGTATTTGGTACATAGTTTTTATGTTCCATTAAATAATGAAGCCATTGCAATTACAGATTATGGAATAAAATATGCTTCTGCATTGCAAAAAGATAATTTTTATGGAACTCAATTTCATCCAGAAAAAAGTAGCAAGGCTGGGGAACAAATATTAAAGAATTTTTTAGCGTTATAA
- the hisA gene encoding 1-(5-phosphoribosyl)-5-[(5-phosphoribosylamino)methylideneamino]imidazole-4-carboxamide isomerase, translated as MRIIPAIDIINGKCVRLSKGDYSTKIIYNENPLEVAKMFENHGVNYLHLVDLDGAKASHIVNYKVLETIAAKTNLSIDFGGGLKSDEDLRIAFESGANQITGGSIAVKKPAVFKSWLQKFGTDKIILGADANNEKVAVGGWLEESDEELIPFIQNYVKEGIRYVICTDISKDGMLQGPSFELYQKILNEINVTSSEVENIKLIASGGISTFDELPKLAAMGCEGTIIGKAIYEHKISMKEIENYILNN; from the coding sequence ATGAGAATAATACCCGCAATAGATATTATAAACGGCAAATGTGTACGCCTTTCAAAAGGAGATTATAGCACAAAAATAATTTATAATGAAAATCCGTTAGAAGTAGCTAAAATGTTTGAAAATCACGGAGTTAACTATTTGCATTTGGTTGATTTAGATGGCGCAAAAGCAAGTCATATTGTAAATTATAAAGTGTTAGAAACCATTGCAGCCAAAACAAATTTAAGCATTGATTTTGGCGGTGGATTAAAATCTGATGAAGATTTACGAATTGCTTTTGAATCGGGTGCAAATCAAATTACGGGAGGTAGTATTGCAGTTAAAAAACCAGCTGTATTTAAAAGTTGGTTGCAAAAATTTGGTACCGATAAAATTATATTGGGTGCAGATGCAAACAACGAAAAGGTGGCTGTGGGTGGGTGGTTAGAAGAATCTGATGAGGAATTAATTCCTTTTATTCAAAACTATGTAAAAGAAGGAATTAGGTATGTAATTTGTACAGATATTTCTAAAGATGGCATGTTGCAAGGGCCTTCATTTGAATTGTATCAAAAAATTTTAAATGAAATTAATGTCACATCGAGCGAAGTCGAGAATATAAAATTAATAGCTTCGGGAGGAATTTCAACATTTGATGAATTGCCAAAATTGGCCGCAATGGGATGTGAAGGAACTATTATTGGAAAAGCCATTTACGAGCATAAAATTAGTATGAAAGAAATTGAAAATTATATATTGAATAATTAA